In Mycobacteriales bacterium, the genomic window GCGCGGCGGCACGGGGGCCCGTGGCGCGGGCGGCGCCGGGGCGGCCGAGGTGGAGGGCGGTCAGGAGGGCGAGGAACGCGCGGGGGACACGGAACGCGGGCAGCGCGACGCCGCAGCCCGGGCAGGTGCGCGGGAGCAGCAGGTCGAGGAGCGCGTCGATCACGCGTCCGACGATGCCGCCGCGCGGCGAGCGGCACGAGGGGCGCCGGCGGATCTGTGGACAGCCGGAAATCCCTGTGGATGCAGGGGTCAGCCCGCGTACGTCGCGGCCTCCCCCGGCCCCGGCAACGCCGTCCAGTCGTCGCCGGGCAGCCGCCGCCAGACCCGGCCGCCGATGCTGACGACGCGTTCGGCGGGCAACGCGGCCGAGACGCCGAGGGCGGTGACGGTGCCGCGGGGCAGGCGGTCGCGCTGGCGGACGAGGTCGTAGCCGTCGACGTCGACGCGGTAGAGGACGGCGCGGTCGCGTTCGCGGGCGGTGAAGACGACCTGCGCGGCGCCGTCGAACGCCACCGCCGTCACGGTGGTCACGGACGGGGCGACGACGCGGGCGTCGGCGAGGATGCGGCCGCCGGCGGCGGAACGTTCGATGCGCGCGACCCAGAGCCGGCCGTCCGCGACGAGCGCGGCGCGGGAGCCGTCGGGCGAGACGCGCAACGCCGTGAGCCCCGGCACCGGGGACGCGACGGCGAGCGGCGCGCCGCGCGGGCGGACGAGCACGACCTGCGGCTGCGGCCCGCCGGACGAGTGGACTACCCACAGGCTCTGCCCGTCCGGCTCCCAGGACGGGGTGCCGATGCGCTGGCTGGCGAGGGCGGTGCGGTCGGGGTCGGCGCCGGTGAGGTCGACCAGCCGGAGCTGCTGCCGGCCGCCGGCGGGGCGGGTGACGACGGCGAGCGTGGTGCCGGACCGGTTGACGGCGAGGGTGGCGACGGGCGGCGTGGTGGCGACGCGGGCGACGCCGCCGGGGCCGAGCGCGTACGGCGCGCCGGCGCGGACGAAGTACAGCCGGGGGTCGCCGGTGGCGGGGACGGGCGCGTAGTCGCCGAAGTCGCGGCGGCGGTGCTCGCGCGCGCCGTTGTGGCCGGGCACGGCGAGCGTCTCGCCCTCGACGAGGACGCGGACGGCGACGACCTGCTCCTGCTCGGTGAGGGTCCAGACGAGCTGCGCGACGACGACCGCGAGCGCCTCCTGCGAGGCGCGGCGCAGCTCGCGGGAGAAGTTCAGCGTGACGACGCCGTCGACGAGCGACGGCGGGTCGATCAGCTCGGTGCCGTTGGGGATCGCGGTGCGCACGGCCGGGGCGAGCCACGGCGCGGGGCCGGCGAGGAGGGCGCGGACGACGGTGCCGGCGTTCTGCCCGGAGGCGGCGAGGAACATCGGCTGCGGCACGAGCCGGCGCGCCTGGTTCGGGAAGTAGAGCGTGACCCGGTCGTACGACGCCGCCAGCTCGTCGCGCACGAGCACGACGCCCGGCGGCGCCTCCGCGATCCGCCAGCCGAGCGACGGGACGCGGGTCAGCCGGAACGTCACCGCGCGGGCCGGCGCGGACGCCGCCCGGAACTCGCCGCGCGGCGAGATGGTGCCGATCCGGGCCAGCGTCACGGGCACGGTGGCGGCGTCGCCGCGCGCGGCCGCGCGGCCGGTGCGCGGCGTGGCGGCGACGACGGTGACGCCGGCGTCGTCGTTCCAGCTCACCTGCGGGGCGAGGTAGGTGCGGGCGATGGCGCGGTCGTTGCGGGTGTCGCCGTGGGCGGAGAGGAAGCCGCGGACGATCTCGTCGGGCGGCGCGTTCTCGCGCGGTGACGTGGCGCGGCGGCGGATCCGCGTCTCGGGCAGCTCGGGCCCCTCGGCCGACACCTTGCGCACGACGTGGACGCCGCTGCGCGCGGGCACGCCGGTGCAGCCGGCCAGCGAGACGACGGCGAACGCGGCCGCCGCGAGGCGCCTAGCCACCGGAGCCCACCGGCTCGGGCTCGAGGGGCAGCGGCGACGAACGCACCTCTCCCCCGGCCTGGCGCGGCAACGTCATCCGGAACGCCGAGCCGCGCCCCGGCTCGCCCCACGCCTGGAGCCAGCCGCCGTGCAGCCGCACGTCCTCCAGCGCGATGGACAGGCCGAGCCCGGTGCCGCCGGTGTGCCGCGCGCGCGACGGGTCGGCGCGCCAGAAGCGGGAGAACACGCGGCTCGCCTCGCCCGGCCGCAGGCCGACGCCGCGGTCGCGGACGACGACCGCGACCGCCTCGGCGTCGCCGCCGAACGTCACGTCGATCGGCAGCCCCTCGCCGTGCTCGATGGCGTTGGCGAGGAGGTTGCGCAGGACGCGTTCGACGCGGCGCGGGTCGGCCTCCACGACGACCGCGGCGCCTGCAGCGGTGCCGCCGGAGGGGCGCAGCCGCACGTCGGAGCCGCGGCGTTCGGCCAGGGGTCCCAACGCCGTGACGACCCGCCGCAGCAACGCCCCCAGGTCGAACACCTCCGCGTCGAGCACCGCCGCGCCCGCGTCGAAGCGGCTGATCTCCAGCAGGTCCACGAGCAGCGCCTCGAAGCGGTCGAGCTCGTTCTGGAGCAGCTCGGCGGAGCGGGCGACCTCGACGGGGAAGTCGCCGCGCGCGGAGTGCAGCACGTCGGCCGCCATGCGCACGGTCGTCAACGGCGTGCGCAGCTCGTGCGAGACGTCGGAGACGAAGCGCTGCTGCACGCGCGAGAGGCCTTCGAGCTGGTCGATCTTCTGGCGCAGCGAGACGGCCATCTCGTTGAACGCCTCGCCGAGCCGCGCGATCTCGTCCTCGCCGCGGACCTCCATCCGCGACTCGAGCCGCCCGGCCGCGAACTCGTCGGCGACGCGCGCCGCCGCGCGCACCGGCGACACGACCTGCCGGCCGACGAGGTAGGTGACGCCGGCGACGAGCAGCGCGAGCGCGGCACCGCCGCCGAGCAGCGCGCCGCGCACCGCGCCGAGGGTCGACTGCTCGAGGTCGAGCGGGAAGAAGAAGTACAGCTCGTAGCGGTGGCTCGGCGAGTACAGCGGCGCGCCGACGACGAGGCCGCGCGAGTCGTGCCCGCGGACCTGGAACTCCGTGTACGCGTACGCCATCGCGCTGTCGCGGCCGACCGACGACCGCAGCGCGGCCGGGATCTCCTCGACGTCCGGCGCCTCCGGGCTGCTGAACAGGTCGCCCAGCGGGCCGCCGACCAGCGCGACGTCGTACGTGCCCGCCGCGCCCGCGCGGGTGGCGAGCTGCTGGATCAGCGTGCCGAGGCGTTCGTCGACGGCCTCCGGCGTCGCGTCGCCGTCGACGTCGGAGAGCGTGGCGACGGCGTACTGGATGCTCGACCCGGCCTCGGCGAGCGCGCGTTCGCGATGCGCGTCGACCAGGCCGCGGCCGACCCGGTCGTAGACGAGCACGCCGACGAACGCGACGACGACGGCGGAGATGAGCAGCGTCGAGGCGACGACGCGGAGCTGCAACGAGCGACGCCAGCGGCCGGCCGCCTCGCGCAGCAACGAGCGCGGCGTCGCCGTCAGGGCGGCCCTGCCTTGTAGCCGACGCCGCGGACCGTCAGCACCACCTCCGGGTGCTCGGGGTCGCGCTCGACCTTGGCGCGCAGGCGTTGCACGTGGACGTTGACGAGCCGGGTGTCGGCGGCGTGGCGGTACCCCCACACCTGTTCGAGCAGCACCTCGCGGGTGAACACCTGGCGCGGCTTGCGCGCCAGCGCGACGAGCAGGTCGAACTCCAGCGGCGTCAGCGCGATCTGCTGCCCGTCGCGCACGACCCGGTGCCCCGCGACGTCGATCTCGACGTCGCCGATGTGCAGCGGCTCGGCGGGGACGTCCTCGTTGCGGCGCAGGCGCGCGCGGACGCGGGCGATCAGCTCCTTGGGCTTGAACGGCTTGACGACGTAGTCGTCGGCACCCGACTCGAGGCCGAGCACGACGTCGATCGTGTCGCTCTTGGCGGTGAGCATCACGATGGGGACGCCGCTCTCCGCGCGGATCGCGCGGCACACCTCGAGGCCGTCCTTGCCCGGCAGCATGATGTCGAGCAGCACGAGGTCCGGCTTGGTGTCGTGGAACGCCGCGAGCGCCTTCTCCCCGTCGGCGACGAACGACGGGTCGAACCCCTCGGTGCGCAGCACGATGCCGAGCATCTCGGCGAGCGAGGGGTCGTCGTCGACGACGAGGACGCGCCCTCTCACCGGGTACCCCGCCGGCGGGAGCAGCGGTCGGGCGAGGGCGCGCGGGTCATACGTCCATTGTGCCTGCCAGGCGGGCGCTGTGGTCATGTCACGACGATGCGCCGCGCCGGTCGCGGCGCGATCACGGTCGCGTCTCTGTAAGGAACGTGCCGCCGGCACGTGTCGGGAGGTGGCGTGTGCGCCCAGCCGCGCCACCGACGAACACGGCCGGCCCGCCCGGCCGAGAAAGGTCCACCTCATGTTCCAGCGCCTCCGCGCGGCCCTGCTCGTGCCGGCGGTCCTCGTAGCTGCCGCCGTGCTGCCGTCGCCGGCCGCCCACGCGTCCGGCTCCTGCGGCTACCCGCAGGGCACCATCACGACGTACCGCATGGGCACCGTCTACGACTACTACTACGGGTCCGACCAGGACTGGTACGCCGTCGACAGCACCGGCGTCACGCTGCTCGGCCTCACCTCCACGTCGACCACCGGCGTCGTCTACCTCGACGTCTGGGACGCGACCTGCGGCACCGTGCTGTGCAGCACGTCAACCGCCATGTTCGCCGGCGACTGCAACGTCACCTACACCGGCCGGATGTACGTGTCCCTGCGCGCGTCCTTCGGCTACTACACCTACAGCCCGGTCGACTACTTCCTCACCGCCACGACGGCCCCGGCCGCCGGCGGCACCGACTGC contains:
- the mtrA gene encoding MtrAB system response regulator MtrA — translated: MRGRVLVVDDDPSLAEMLGIVLRTEGFDPSFVADGEKALAAFHDTKPDLVLLDIMLPGKDGLEVCRAIRAESGVPIVMLTAKSDTIDVVLGLESGADDYVVKPFKPKELIARVRARLRRNEDVPAEPLHIGDVEIDVAGHRVVRDGQQIALTPLEFDLLVALARKPRQVFTREVLLEQVWGYRHAADTRLVNVHVQRLRAKVERDPEHPEVVLTVRGVGYKAGPP
- a CDS encoding LpqB family beta-propeller domain-containing protein; translated protein: MARRLAAAAFAVVSLAGCTGVPARSGVHVVRKVSAEGPELPETRIRRRATSPRENAPPDEIVRGFLSAHGDTRNDRAIARTYLAPQVSWNDDAGVTVVAATPRTGRAAARGDAATVPVTLARIGTISPRGEFRAASAPARAVTFRLTRVPSLGWRIAEAPPGVVLVRDELAASYDRVTLYFPNQARRLVPQPMFLAASGQNAGTVVRALLAGPAPWLAPAVRTAIPNGTELIDPPSLVDGVVTLNFSRELRRASQEALAVVVAQLVWTLTEQEQVVAVRVLVEGETLAVPGHNGAREHRRRDFGDYAPVPATGDPRLYFVRAGAPYALGPGGVARVATTPPVATLAVNRSGTTLAVVTRPAGGRQQLRLVDLTGADPDRTALASQRIGTPSWEPDGQSLWVVHSSGGPQPQVVLVRPRGAPLAVASPVPGLTALRVSPDGSRAALVADGRLWVARIERSAAGGRILADARVVAPSVTTVTAVAFDGAAQVVFTARERDRAVLYRVDVDGYDLVRQRDRLPRGTVTALGVSAALPAERVVSIGGRVWRRLPGDDWTALPGPGEAATYAG
- the mtrB gene encoding MtrAB system histidine kinase MtrB; its protein translation is MLREAAGRWRRSLQLRVVASTLLISAVVVAFVGVLVYDRVGRGLVDAHRERALAEAGSSIQYAVATLSDVDGDATPEAVDERLGTLIQQLATRAGAAGTYDVALVGGPLGDLFSSPEAPDVEEIPAALRSSVGRDSAMAYAYTEFQVRGHDSRGLVVGAPLYSPSHRYELYFFFPLDLEQSTLGAVRGALLGGGAALALLVAGVTYLVGRQVVSPVRAAARVADEFAAGRLESRMEVRGEDEIARLGEAFNEMAVSLRQKIDQLEGLSRVQQRFVSDVSHELRTPLTTVRMAADVLHSARGDFPVEVARSAELLQNELDRFEALLVDLLEISRFDAGAAVLDAEVFDLGALLRRVVTALGPLAERRGSDVRLRPSGGTAAGAAVVVEADPRRVERVLRNLLANAIEHGEGLPIDVTFGGDAEAVAVVVRDRGVGLRPGEASRVFSRFWRADPSRARHTGGTGLGLSIALEDVRLHGGWLQAWGEPGRGSAFRMTLPRQAGGEVRSSPLPLEPEPVGSGG